The following nucleotide sequence is from uncultured Draconibacterium sp..
AAACACCGATTATACAACCGAAACCAAATTGATCGTCGACATTCCAACAAAATCGTATTTAGCCAATCTCAGCGAATCTACAGAAACCTATCACTTTGATGGTATTGGAATCTTCTGCCTGAGTTACAGCAATGAACTGAAAAAATGCCCGGGCGATGTTGTTCAGATTAATCCGGGAGTGGGTTCTACAATTTCGTTTGAAGCTTTGCAAAACAACGAAATAATTGAAGAGCTTCAACTCATAATCTCGTACAAAATACAAGGCGATGACAATTACCAGCAAATTCATTCAGTAGATTTGTTACAGGCTGGCAAATTGTTGAGCAGCGATACACATACATTAGAATTGGATGATGTTCTGGCTCCGCTAATCAACCGGCTGAACGAAAATCCACGTTATCTTATTTCAATTGAGATTAAGGGCCTTGCCAACTTTAATCTTTCATCCAACGCACAATTTGCAATTCCTCTAATTATTGAGAGTGAATACAACTCACCACGATTTACCTTATAGAATTTTAAGAACAAGAAACATCTTTACCGGAAAATAGCCGAGCATTCAACAAAATTAAAAAAGAATGCCCGGCTATTTTCGTTTTAAATGCACATAAAAAACAGCAATCAGCCGGCTATCAAAAACAATCTTACTTGTTGATTTACAATATCTTTTTTTGTACATTTAACACCAATACACCAAACTGCATTATTATGCAATCAAGAAAAACAATGGCCAATCACAGCTTCGACATGCTTGCCGAATCAGGAGAGTTTATGAATTTGGTTTTAGACAATATTACCAGCTGTGTGTTATTGCTCGACAAAGACATGAGATTGCAAGCGTTCAATAATGCGCTAAAAACGATTTTTTCGAACAAAACTGGCGAGGACCTTTTATACATGCTTTGCGGCGAAGCAATTGGATGTGCTTACCAAATTGAAGAAGCAAAAGATTGTGGAAAAACCAGTAAATGTTGTACCTGTGAGCTACGGCTGGCAGCCTTCGATTCGTACCTCAACAATACTGTTGTGTACAAACAACATATCAGGCGCCCGTTTTTTAATAAACATGGCGAATGCGAAATGAAAGACCTACAGTTTTCAACCCGTCATTTCTATTTTAGAAAAGAGAAATACATCATCCTTATTATTGATGATATTACAGAAAAGACAACTCCTCCCAACTCACATCAATAATTATATAAGAACTTAGACCATAAAAAAAGCCGTTCGAAATTGAACGGCTTTTATATATCATTTTTTTTGAATCCTAGTTTTCACCACCTTCATCGTCGGCAGCCGGAGTTTCTTCAGCTGCAGGTGGAGGCGTTGTTGGGAATGTTGGTACCTGGGTAGGATCAACAGCTGTTTCAATTTGGTCCTGTACACGACTTCCTTCTTCTGCCTGCTCACGAGGAATAAAACCCGCTCCTATAACAGAAAGGAATAATAACGCTCCGGCCAAAAACCATGTTCCTTTTTCAAGAAAATCGGTTGTTTTGCGCACGCCCATAACCTGACCTGAAGACTGGAAGTTACTTGCCAGACCTCCTCCTTTAGAGTTTTGTACCAGCACAATCAGTACCAAAAGGATACAAACGATAAATAGTAAAACGGTGATTAAAGTATACATCTTTTCTAATTATTATTCTTTAACAATTCAATTTCTTCAATACGGCCTGCAAAGTAAACACTTTTTTCCGGATATTTCAAACTTAATTTTTTATAGGCATCCAAAGCTTTATCAAAGTTATTTTGCTGAAAATAAATCGACGCCAAAGTTTCGGTAACCAACTCGTCATCTTCTTTTACCGATTGCTCTATATGTGCAGTATCGCCAACATTCCCGTTGGTATCCGAATTAATTTTTACCGTTCCTAAACGAGTGCTGTTGGCCGACAAAAATTTGTCGATCAACGAATTTTCAGCTTGAATTTCAACATCTCCCTCCAATCGATAACCGGCTGATGTTTTATCTTCGGAAGCAACCGCCTGCTGGTTAGGCAACTCATCATTTATGTATTTGAATAATACCTTTCGGTCGGGAACCATAACCGCCACTTTCTTCAAAACAGTATCATAATCAGTATGCTTCAGATTCTTCAGGTTCTTTAAATACAACAACCATCCTGCTGAAAACCATGGAAAATCGACAGTGAGTTTTCTTACCTCATCCAATGTCTCTCCATTCAGCGATTTCGATGTATTTAAATATGACAGAAACTGCTCCATTTCCATACTACCAGTTTGCAATGGTTGCGTTAAAAATATCGTCGGTAAGTTTCTCAATAATTTCGGCGCTCAATTCTTCTTCCACCGAACTGATTGAAAGGTTACTATCAAAATCTTCATAGGCCGAGAATGATTTTTCGAAATTTTCTTCGGGCTCTTGATTGTTGGTATACTTCACATTAATTGTAATGGTAAGACGTGTTTGTGCCGACACATCCTCTTTTTGAACTGACATTGGACGGAACTCATACCCTGTAATCTGCCCTTCAAATTCAAGGTCGCCGCTTTCCGACAGTTCATTTAGAGATGTTTGACGCGTTAATTTTTCGCGCAATTCTTCTGTAAAACTCTGACTCAAAGTAGGGTTGATCAAACGTGCACGATTAGGAAAATAATATACAGTAAATGTTTTTACGTTGGGCGACAAGTTAGCTCCGGTAAATGAATAACTAACTTTACACGATGGCGCCAAAACGGCAACCACACCCACTAAAACGGCAACAAACAATAGTTTTCTCAACATACTTTTATCCCTTAATATCGTATTCTTTAATTTTGCGGTATAATGTCCGTTCCGAAATTCCCAATTCCTGAGCGGCATATTTTCTTTTCCCGCGGTGTTTCTCCAATGCTTTCTGAATCAACTCAATTTCTTTATCGGCCAAAGAAAGTGATTCTTCAACAAATTCCTCCGTATCCTGAATATTATCTTTATCAACCGAGGTAATATGAATCGGATTCGGCACCTGTTCTTTTGCCACAAATTTGCCATCGTCGGTATTGTACAAATTTCGAATAATCTGTGCCTGATCACCTGAAATTGGAGCATCTCGGTTTTCCATTAAATCGAGTACCAGTTTTTTCAGGTCGTTCATATCGCTCTTCATATCAAAAAGAACTTTGTACAATATTTCGCGTTCGTTGGCAAACGATTTATTGTTTTCATCGCGGGCCAGCAAAGCCGGCAAATTAGCTCCTCCGCTTACAGGTAAATACGGGCGTAACGCTTCGGCCGAAATATCACGTTCCTGCTCAATTATCGAAATCTGTTCAGTAATATTTTTTAACTGGCGGATATTTCCGGGCCAGCGAAAACTTACCAAAACAGTTCGGGCGTCTTCTTCTAAACGCACGGGTGGCATCCGGTATTTTTCGGCAAAATCGCGCGCAAATTTTCGAAACAACAAAATAACATCGTCGGGGCGTTCGCGTAACGGTGGAATTGCAATCGGCACCGTATTTAAACGATAATACAAATCCTCACGGAATTTTCCCTCCTCAATTGCTATAGGAATATTTACGTTGGTGGCGGCAATTACCCGCACATTGGTTTTTATTACCTGCGACGAACCAACCTTCATAAACTCGCCGGTTTCCAACACACGCAGTAAACGCACTTGAGTTGATAAAGGCAACTCGCCAATTTCATCCAAAAATATGGTTCCGCCATTGGCTTCCTGAAAATATCCTTTTCGGTCGGCAAGTGCTCCGGTAAATGCTCCTTTTTCGTGCCCGAACAACTCTGAGTCGATTGTTCCCTCGGGGATGGCTCCACAGTTTACGGCAATGTATTTACCATGTTTCCGGCTCGAGAACTGATGTATTATTTGTGGGAATATTTCTTTACCAACACCACTTTCTCCGGTTACAAAAACCGACAAATCGGTTGGCGCCACCTGAACGGCAACTTCAATGGCCCGGTTTATTCCGGCGGTGTTTCCTATTATTCCAAATCTTTGTTTTATTGCTTGTAATTCCATATTATATCCAGTCAACAACTTGCAAATTTACAATTTTTCAACGGCAATGACAGAAAGTCAGTCACAATTAAGTTTTTTTAGGTTTTTTCTACATCGAGGAGTCTTTTGCAAATCCTGTTTCAACATATTTCCTGCGCAATGCAGGTTATATCTTAAGCGATTATTATCTTTGATGCGTCGGTAAATATTTC
It contains:
- the secG gene encoding preprotein translocase subunit SecG, which encodes MYTLITVLLFIVCILLVLIVLVQNSKGGGLASNFQSSGQVMGVRKTTDFLEKGTWFLAGALLFLSVIGAGFIPREQAEEGSRVQDQIETAVDPTQVPTFPTTPPPAAEETPAADDEGGEN
- a CDS encoding tetratricopeptide repeat protein, which gives rise to MEMEQFLSYLNTSKSLNGETLDEVRKLTVDFPWFSAGWLLYLKNLKNLKHTDYDTVLKKVAVMVPDRKVLFKYINDELPNQQAVASEDKTSAGYRLEGDVEIQAENSLIDKFLSANSTRLGTVKINSDTNGNVGDTAHIEQSVKEDDELVTETLASIYFQQNNFDKALDAYKKLSLKYPEKSVYFAGRIEEIELLKNNN
- a CDS encoding sigma-54 dependent transcriptional regulator; amino-acid sequence: MELQAIKQRFGIIGNTAGINRAIEVAVQVAPTDLSVFVTGESGVGKEIFPQIIHQFSSRKHGKYIAVNCGAIPEGTIDSELFGHEKGAFTGALADRKGYFQEANGGTIFLDEIGELPLSTQVRLLRVLETGEFMKVGSSQVIKTNVRVIAATNVNIPIAIEEGKFREDLYYRLNTVPIAIPPLRERPDDVILLFRKFARDFAEKYRMPPVRLEEDARTVLVSFRWPGNIRQLKNITEQISIIEQERDISAEALRPYLPVSGGANLPALLARDENNKSFANEREILYKVLFDMKSDMNDLKKLVLDLMENRDAPISGDQAQIIRNLYNTDDGKFVAKEQVPNPIHITSVDKDNIQDTEEFVEESLSLADKEIELIQKALEKHRGKRKYAAQELGISERTLYRKIKEYDIKG
- a CDS encoding LptE family protein, producing the protein MLRKLLFVAVLVGVVAVLAPSCKVSYSFTGANLSPNVKTFTVYYFPNRARLINPTLSQSFTEELREKLTRQTSLNELSESGDLEFEGQITGYEFRPMSVQKEDVSAQTRLTITINVKYTNNQEPEENFEKSFSAYEDFDSNLSISSVEEELSAEIIEKLTDDIFNATIANW